A genome region from Eurosta solidaginis isolate ZX-2024a chromosome 2, ASM4086904v1, whole genome shotgun sequence includes the following:
- the LOC137242747 gene encoding serine protease inhibitor Kazal-type 2 — MQFLQFITSLLLSIILLTTLTKAERALCPCARNYDPVCDTNLVTHANRCEYDCVRRDVERRGRSLNLLRNGPC; from the coding sequence atgcagtTTTTACAATTCATCACATCATTGCTATTGAGCATCATCCTGCTTACTACATTAACCAAAGCCGAGAGAGCACTATGTCCATGTGCACGTAACTATGATCCAGTGTGTGACACTAACTTGGTCACCCATGCAAATCGTTGTGAATATGATTGTGTACGTAGGGATGTGGAACGTCGTGGACGTAGTCTAAACTTACTACGCAATGGGCCATGTTAA